A region from the Aliarcobacter thereius LMG 24486 genome encodes:
- a CDS encoding tautomerase family protein: MPVISIKMTKEDGGARQEQKDKLVKGITDLFSEVFNRSASNAVVLIEEIDMNNYFIGTKSVKEIRENNKK; this comes from the coding sequence ATGCCTGTAATAAGTATAAAAATGACAAAAGAAGATGGTGGTGCAAGACAAGAACAAAAAGATAAATTGGTAAAAGGAATAACAGATTTATTTAGTGAAGTATTTAATAGATCAGCTTCAAATGCTGTTGTCTTAATTGAGGAAATTGATATGAATAATTATTTTATTGGTACAAAGTCTGTAAAAGAGATTAGAGAGAATAATAAGAAGTAA
- a CDS encoding trans-sulfuration enzyme family protein: protein MNKNLDTMICHLKDFAPFKDIANSSHFPIYNTATFDLRDQNSNKTYDYTRSDNPTRESLENFFAFAENGAGAVCTHTGIASVALLFETVLKANSTILVEADCYGGTFRLLKVYKEKYNLNIIFTNFNDLNMIEHILKSNSVDLALCESPTNPGLKMIDLEKVAKLCKENDTLFAVDNSLATFISQKPLDLGADFSLFSTTKFISGHGSVIAGAIVAKTEKLSNKLHFYSNAFGRNQNPMDVFLISLGVSSLKVRMKASEKSAKKLAKWLEKQNFIKKVTFPALKSYPQRTLAKKQLRIIPSVFCADFKDEKLAEKFIKNANIFGEKCSFGSADSRVEIPAKISHASFSIDELKAIGITNSTVRFSIGFESIKDLKNDILQAIK, encoded by the coding sequence ATGAATAAAAATTTAGATACTATGATTTGTCATCTAAAAGATTTTGCACCATTTAAAGATATTGCAAACTCTTCTCATTTCCCAATTTATAACACTGCAACTTTTGATTTAAGAGATCAAAATTCAAATAAAACTTATGATTATACAAGAAGTGATAATCCTACAAGAGAGAGTTTAGAAAACTTTTTTGCTTTTGCAGAAAATGGTGCTGGAGCTGTTTGTACTCATACAGGAATAGCGAGTGTTGCCCTACTTTTCGAAACAGTTTTAAAAGCAAACTCTACAATTTTAGTAGAAGCAGATTGTTATGGTGGAACTTTTAGACTTTTAAAAGTTTATAAAGAGAAATACAATTTAAATATAATTTTTACAAATTTCAATGATTTAAATATGATAGAACATATATTAAAATCAAATAGTGTTGATTTAGCTTTATGTGAAAGCCCTACAAATCCTGGACTTAAAATGATTGATTTAGAAAAAGTTGCAAAACTATGTAAAGAAAATGATACTTTATTTGCAGTTGATAACTCTCTTGCAACATTTATAAGCCAAAAACCTTTAGATTTAGGGGCTGATTTTAGTTTATTTTCAACAACAAAATTTATAAGTGGTCATGGAAGTGTAATCGCTGGAGCTATTGTTGCTAAAACAGAAAAACTCTCTAATAAACTTCATTTTTATTCAAATGCTTTTGGAAGAAATCAAAATCCAATGGATGTATTTTTGATATCTTTAGGAGTTTCAAGTTTAAAAGTTAGAATGAAGGCTAGTGAAAAATCTGCTAAAAAATTAGCAAAATGGCTTGAAAAACAAAATTTTATAAAAAAAGTTACTTTTCCTGCACTTAAATCTTATCCACAAAGAACTTTAGCAAAAAAACAACTAAGAATTATTCCTAGTGTTTTTTGTGCAGATTTTAAAGATGAAAAACTAGCAGAAAAGTTTATAAAAAATGCAAACATTTTTGGAGAAAAATGCTCTTTTGGGAGTGCAGATAGTAGAGTTGAGATTCCAGCAAAAATATCTCATGCAAGTTTTTCAATAGATGAGTTAAAAGCAATTGGGATTACAAATAGTACTGTTAGATTTTCAATAGGTTTTGAAAGTATAAAAGATTTAAAAAATGATATTTTACAAGCGATAAAATGA
- a CDS encoding leucyl aminopeptidase: MKINIIENSKNRQNDIEIILVNSKKELGTSIDLELLESLDFKFKDENVALLLESRKIYSAFEEFTYDSLAIAISGAIKKFKSTKFKSAKLVLNKKLEISFKALVEGATLGSYEFDLYKSSKTKSNQEFYFEIDSKTKELETIFKESLIIANAVNISRDMVNTAPADFTPLTFVKEAEKIAKEFELECQVFGEKYLEKEKMMSMHSVGRASIYESQLIHLKYKPKKSKTKIVLVGKGLTYDSGGLSLKPADFMITMKADKSGGVAVLNTIKAIAKLKLPIEVHAIIGAVENMLGGNAYKPDDILRAKNGKTIEVRNTDAEGRLVLADCLCYAQDEIKNIDYIFDFATLTGACVVGLGEYTTGIMGNNSELKQKALEACEKSGEYATKLDFNRYLKKCIKSEIADVCNISNTRYGGAITAGIFLDNFIYEENKEKWVHFDIAGPAFVEKAWGYNPYGASGTGVRLAVELVKTLI; encoded by the coding sequence ATGAAAATTAATATTATTGAAAACTCAAAAAATAGACAAAATGATATAGAGATTATTTTAGTAAATAGTAAAAAAGAGCTTGGAACTTCTATTGACTTAGAACTTCTTGAAAGTTTAGATTTTAAATTTAAAGATGAAAATGTGGCTCTTCTTCTTGAAAGTAGAAAAATATATTCTGCTTTTGAGGAGTTTACTTATGACTCTTTGGCTATTGCAATTTCAGGTGCAATCAAAAAATTCAAAAGTACAAAATTTAAAAGTGCAAAATTAGTTTTAAATAAAAAACTAGAGATTAGTTTTAAAGCTTTAGTTGAAGGTGCTACACTAGGAAGTTATGAATTTGATTTATATAAAAGTAGTAAAACAAAATCAAATCAAGAGTTTTATTTTGAAATAGATAGTAAAACTAAAGAATTAGAAACTATTTTTAAAGAGAGTTTGATTATTGCAAACGCTGTAAATATTTCAAGAGATATGGTAAATACTGCACCAGCTGATTTTACTCCCTTAACTTTTGTAAAAGAGGCTGAAAAGATTGCAAAAGAGTTTGAACTAGAGTGTCAAGTTTTTGGAGAAAAGTATCTTGAAAAAGAAAAAATGATGTCAATGCATAGTGTAGGAAGAGCATCAATTTATGAATCTCAATTAATTCACTTAAAATATAAACCAAAAAAATCAAAAACAAAAATAGTTCTTGTAGGAAAAGGTTTAACTTATGATAGTGGTGGATTATCTTTAAAACCAGCAGATTTTATGATTACAATGAAAGCCGATAAAAGTGGTGGAGTTGCTGTTTTAAATACTATTAAAGCTATTGCTAAGCTTAAATTACCAATAGAAGTTCATGCTATTATAGGTGCTGTTGAAAATATGCTTGGTGGAAATGCTTACAAACCAGATGATATCTTAAGAGCAAAAAATGGAAAAACTATTGAAGTAAGAAATACAGATGCTGAAGGAAGATTGGTTTTAGCAGATTGTTTATGTTATGCACAAGATGAGATTAAAAATATTGATTATATTTTTGATTTTGCAACATTAACAGGAGCTTGTGTTGTTGGACTTGGGGAATATACAACAGGAATTATGGGAAATAATTCAGAACTTAAACAAAAAGCTTTAGAAGCTTGTGAAAAATCTGGTGAATATGCTACAAAATTAGATTTTAATAGATATCTTAAAAAATGTATTAAATCAGAAATAGCTGATGTTTGTAATATATCAAATACAAGATATGGTGGAGCAATTACAGCTGGAATATTTTTAGATAACTTTATTTATGAAGAAAATAAAGAAAAATGGGTGCATTTTGATATTGCTGGTCCAGCCTTTGTTGAAAAAGCTTGGGGATATAATCCTTATGGTGCAAGTGGAACAGGTGTAAGACTTGCAGTTGAACTTGTTAAAACTTTAATATAA
- the apt gene encoding adenine phosphoribosyltransferase: protein MKNNNLTDEEKCFLIDSIRSIEDFPKPGISFKDITTLLNNKDAFELLMNHLENRYKSYNLDFIAGIEARGFIFASALASRLNIGFVPVRKKGKLPSTTVCEKYELEYGFDEVEIHLDAFNNKKEARVLLIDDLVVSGGTAFASASLIKKLNANLVESCFILNFSILDGKEKLSKLAPVYTVLEI, encoded by the coding sequence TTGAAAAATAATAATTTAACAGATGAAGAGAAATGTTTTCTAATAGACTCAATAAGAAGTATAGAAGATTTCCCAAAACCAGGAATTAGTTTTAAAGATATTACAACTTTATTGAATAATAAAGATGCCTTTGAACTTCTGATGAATCATTTAGAAAATAGATATAAATCATATAATTTAGATTTTATAGCAGGAATTGAAGCAAGAGGATTCATCTTCGCTTCAGCTTTAGCAAGTAGGCTTAATATAGGTTTTGTTCCTGTGCGAAAAAAAGGAAAACTTCCAAGTACAACTGTTTGCGAAAAATATGAGCTAGAGTATGGTTTTGACGAAGTAGAGATACATTTAGATGCTTTTAATAATAAAAAAGAAGCAAGGGTTTTATTAATAGATGATTTAGTTGTAAGTGGTGGAACTGCTTTTGCATCTGCTAGTTTAATCAAAAAACTAAATGCAAATTTAGTGGAAAGTTGTTTTATATTAAATTTTTCAATTCTTGATGGAAAAGAAAAACTAAGTAAACTAGCTCCTGTTTATACAGTATTAGAAATTTAG
- a CDS encoding bactofilin family protein has protein sequence MAFFNNSDKQLTSSGADSSTTIITSGTKITGDIRLSCNLYIDGFFEGNIYSQKEVNIGVNGQVKGEINAHRVVIQGLAEGSLNANKVDIKPEGKVKGTVESEEFIIEAKGIFEGNSLIKKAETATKEDKTSNMFDKKETNSTSSSTNTTNQNSDKK, from the coding sequence ATGGCATTCTTTAATAACAGCGATAAGCAACTTACGAGTTCAGGAGCCGACTCCTCAACTACAATTATCACTTCAGGAACTAAAATAACTGGTGATATAAGATTATCTTGTAATTTATATATAGATGGTTTTTTTGAAGGAAATATTTACTCTCAAAAAGAGGTTAATATTGGTGTTAATGGGCAAGTAAAAGGTGAAATAAATGCTCATAGAGTTGTTATTCAAGGTTTAGCAGAAGGTTCTTTAAATGCAAACAAAGTTGATATAAAACCAGAAGGTAAAGTAAAAGGTACTGTTGAATCTGAAGAATTCATTATTGAAGCTAAAGGTATTTTTGAAGGTAATAGCTTAATCAAAAAAGCTGAAACAGCAACTAAAGAAGATAAAACTTCAAATATGTTTGACAAAAAAGAAACTAATTCGACTTCTTCATCAACAAATACTACAAATCAAAATTCTGATAAAAAATAA
- a CDS encoding DedA family protein, whose amino-acid sequence MKKLFRKIQPYTGKIFAISLVVFIAFLAYSLYQAPGVGIEDKFINLLKTYGYIILFVWSMLEGEMGLIMAGLMAHEGAMNLFLAIFVAGLGGFAGDQVYFYIGRFNKKAVLKKLISQRRKFAFAHLLLKKHGWPIIFTQRYMYGMRTIIPMSIGITRYDARKFAFINLISAWAWASITILPVWYFGNEIMVVLHWAKEHWYMAIPIAILFGGGIIYMFNKATRKIERKVMDEN is encoded by the coding sequence ATGAAAAAACTTTTTAGAAAAATACAACCATATACAGGAAAAATATTTGCAATTTCTCTTGTAGTATTCATAGCTTTTTTAGCTTACAGTTTATATCAAGCACCTGGTGTTGGTATTGAAGATAAATTTATAAATTTATTAAAAACTTATGGATATATAATACTTTTTGTTTGGAGTATGCTTGAAGGTGAAATGGGATTAATAATGGCTGGTCTTATGGCACATGAAGGTGCTATGAATCTTTTTCTAGCAATATTTGTAGCAGGACTAGGTGGTTTTGCAGGAGATCAAGTATATTTTTATATAGGAAGATTTAATAAAAAAGCTGTTTTGAAAAAACTAATAAGCCAAAGAAGAAAATTTGCTTTTGCTCATTTACTTCTTAAGAAACATGGTTGGCCAATAATTTTTACTCAAAGATATATGTATGGAATGAGAACAATAATTCCAATGTCAATAGGAATTACAAGATATGATGCAAGAAAATTTGCATTTATAAATCTTATTTCAGCTTGGGCTTGGGCAAGTATTACTATATTGCCTGTTTGGTACTTTGGAAATGAGATTATGGTTGTGCTTCATTGGGCAAAAGAACACTGGTATATGGCTATTCCAATAGCAATTTTATTTGGTGGAGGGATTATATATATGTTTAATAAAGCAACTAGAAAAATTGAAAGAAAGGTAATGGATGAAAATTAA
- a CDS encoding aminotransferase class I/II-fold pyridoxal phosphate-dependent enzyme encodes MIKKPTFKHIPCGETLPQNNIHAVSTSMPTLQDVIDYEEQTPQILEKIKVAYPRFLIHPYLKLLAKYLKEKYSVENEYELILLSSKKAVEAVSNRYFIHNKFEFNESFGIIKVIKGRQYEKVLKFIQHIGYNLSSRFAEDYLYNLNLIPYLQNEELEEKELSEDIVISTLAKAYKEDKKNIKLCTSGMNAIHSVLKGLKNIQARNGKSILIQFGWLYLDTTNIVNRYFEESKVFFDINNLKEFEDFLETNKNRVLGIITEIPTNPLVKTANLKRIRELCDKYNIVLVIDSTFATPYNLDLKPYADIFVESLTKFACGNADVLMGTIILNSNFKISHIKNELFKHSDNPYIKDIQRMAIEIVDYKKRVKKISENTKELIVFLQKLPYVSRVYSCLDEDSFSNYKDLMIDENSICGIVSIVIEKDFEKIYNALNFAKGPSLGTEFTLLMPYTYLAHYDLIVNKNNFLNIIELPINLIRISVGIEDIEEIKREFERIKEI; translated from the coding sequence ATGATAAAAAAGCCTACTTTTAAACATATTCCTTGTGGAGAAACTCTTCCACAAAACAATATTCATGCAGTTTCTACATCTATGCCAACACTTCAAGATGTAATTGATTATGAAGAACAAACTCCTCAAATATTAGAAAAAATTAAAGTTGCATATCCAAGGTTTTTGATACATCCTTATTTAAAACTTCTAGCAAAATATTTAAAAGAAAAATATAGTGTAGAAAATGAATATGAATTAATTTTATTAAGTAGTAAAAAAGCTGTTGAAGCTGTGAGTAATAGATATTTTATTCATAATAAATTTGAATTTAATGAAAGTTTTGGAATTATAAAAGTTATAAAAGGAAGACAATATGAAAAAGTTTTAAAATTTATTCAACATATTGGCTACAATTTATCTTCACGATTTGCTGAAGATTATCTATATAATTTAAATCTTATCCCTTATTTACAAAATGAAGAACTAGAAGAAAAAGAACTATCTGAAGATATTGTTATATCAACTTTAGCAAAAGCATATAAAGAAGATAAGAAAAATATTAAACTTTGTACTTCTGGAATGAATGCAATTCATAGTGTTTTAAAAGGCTTGAAAAACATTCAAGCCAGAAATGGAAAATCTATTTTAATACAATTTGGTTGGCTCTACTTAGATACTACAAATATTGTAAACAGATATTTTGAAGAGAGCAAAGTTTTTTTTGATATTAATAACTTAAAAGAGTTTGAAGATTTTTTAGAAACAAACAAAAATAGAGTATTAGGAATAATTACTGAAATTCCTACAAACCCTTTAGTAAAAACTGCAAATTTGAAAAGAATAAGAGAACTTTGTGATAAATATAATATTGTTTTAGTAATAGATTCAACATTTGCAACTCCTTACAATCTTGATTTAAAACCATATGCTGATATTTTTGTTGAATCTTTAACAAAGTTTGCTTGTGGAAATGCAGATGTTTTAATGGGTACAATTATTTTAAATAGTAATTTTAAAATCTCTCATATTAAAAACGAATTATTTAAACATAGTGATAATCCATATATAAAAGATATCCAAAGGATGGCTATTGAAATAGTAGATTATAAGAAAAGAGTTAAAAAAATCTCAGAAAATACAAAAGAACTTATAGTTTTTCTACAAAAACTACCATATGTCTCAAGAGTTTATTCTTGTTTAGATGAAGATAGTTTTTCTAACTATAAGGATCTAATGATAGATGAAAATAGTATTTGTGGAATAGTTTCAATAGTTATAGAAAAAGATTTTGAAAAAATTTACAATGCTCTAAATTTTGCAAAAGGTCCAAGTCTTGGAACAGAATTCACACTTCTAATGCCATATACATATCTTGCTCACTACGATTTAATAGTAAATAAAAATAATTTTCTAAATATAATAGAACTACCTATAAATTTAATTCGAATATCTGTTGGAATTGAAGATATAGAAGAGATTAAAAGAGAATTTGAGCGAATCAAAGAGATTTAA
- a CDS encoding LysR family transcriptional regulator codes for MDSNLLKIFIEVANEKSISKAANKLGFAQSNVTSRIKQLENSIDTILFHRVPSGIILTKEGEKLYSYALDIVKKIDFAKYEMQNMKTQINLTIGSTESYASTKLINFLIQLNNDFPNINLELITNTTKETIKNLLEYRVDIAFISGNPNNNDLLILNKIDEEIVLAESKEKTPPNVLITFKNGCAYNDFSKNYLKNISNNDFKHFQFGNYETILACIKAGMGKSFLPISIIEKLNYKDKLKLTKLEGNSNIPTYLVCRKNFIPKIKEYLEKFDFN; via the coding sequence ATGGACTCAAATCTATTAAAAATATTTATAGAAGTAGCAAATGAGAAAAGTATATCAAAGGCTGCAAATAAGCTTGGTTTTGCTCAATCAAATGTAACTTCAAGAATAAAACAATTAGAAAACTCTATTGATACTATTTTATTTCATAGAGTACCTTCTGGCATTATCTTGACAAAAGAAGGAGAAAAACTATATTCATATGCATTAGATATTGTAAAAAAGATAGATTTTGCAAAGTATGAAATGCAAAATATGAAAACCCAAATAAATTTAACTATTGGCTCAACTGAATCTTATGCTAGTACGAAATTAATAAACTTTTTAATTCAATTAAACAATGACTTTCCAAATATAAATTTAGAACTTATTACAAATACTACTAAAGAAACAATAAAAAACCTTCTTGAATATAGAGTTGATATCGCATTTATAAGTGGAAATCCTAATAATAATGATTTATTAATTCTAAATAAAATTGATGAAGAGATTGTATTAGCAGAATCAAAAGAGAAAACTCCTCCAAATGTATTAATAACTTTTAAAAATGGTTGTGCTTATAACGATTTTTCTAAAAATTATTTAAAAAATATCTCTAATAATGATTTTAAACACTTTCAATTTGGTAATTATGAAACAATATTAGCTTGTATAAAAGCTGGAATGGGAAAAAGTTTTCTTCCTATTAGTATAATAGAAAAATTAAATTATAAAGATAAACTAAAGCTTACAAAATTAGAAGGAAATTCTAATATTCCTACTTATTTAGTTTGTAGAAAAAATTTCATTCCTAAGATTAAAGAGTATTTAGAAAAATTTGATTTCAATTAA
- the trpB gene encoding tryptophan synthase subunit beta, whose translation MSNYIPKKSIFDPNENGVFGEFFGGQYVPETLMPILKDLEKSYSKYRFDKEFWGEVNYLLKDYVGRENPLYFAKNISQELESKIYLKREDLNHTGAHKVNNVIAQGILAKKMGKTKVIAETGAGQHGVATATIAALLGLECTVFMGAKDVQRQELNVFRMKLLGAKVISVQSGSQTLKDAMNDAIRYWVTNARDTFYIIGTVAGPHPYPMMVRDFQAIIGYEARKQILEKDNKLPDYVVACIGGGSNAIGMFSHFLEDKDVKCVGIEAGGLGIETSKHGSCLAKGTPGMLHGQCSYLLQDDDGQVLEAHSISAGLDYPGIGPEHSFHKDNKTIEYDNITDKEALDAFVWLSQKEGIIPAFESSHAIAYLKKAKDKIKGKTVIVCLSGRGDKDMIQAKSLLSFDKE comes from the coding sequence ATGAGTAATTATATCCCAAAAAAAAGTATATTTGATCCAAATGAAAATGGAGTTTTTGGAGAGTTTTTTGGTGGACAATATGTTCCTGAAACTTTGATGCCAATTTTAAAAGATTTAGAAAAATCTTATAGTAAATATAGATTTGATAAAGAATTTTGGGGTGAAGTAAACTATCTGTTAAAAGATTATGTAGGAAGAGAAAACCCTCTATATTTTGCAAAAAATATTAGTCAAGAACTTGAATCTAAAATTTATTTAAAAAGAGAAGATTTAAATCATACAGGAGCACATAAAGTAAATAATGTAATAGCTCAAGGAATTTTGGCTAAAAAAATGGGAAAAACAAAAGTAATAGCTGAAACAGGAGCAGGGCAACACGGAGTTGCAACTGCAACAATTGCAGCTTTACTAGGGCTTGAATGTACAGTTTTTATGGGTGCAAAAGATGTACAAAGACAAGAGCTAAATGTATTTAGAATGAAACTTTTAGGTGCAAAAGTTATTTCAGTTCAAAGTGGAAGCCAGACTTTAAAAGATGCTATGAATGATGCAATTAGATATTGGGTTACAAATGCAAGAGATACATTTTATATAATAGGAACAGTTGCAGGTCCTCATCCATATCCAATGATGGTGAGAGATTTTCAAGCAATTATTGGTTATGAAGCTAGAAAACAGATTTTAGAAAAAGATAATAAATTACCAGATTATGTAGTTGCTTGTATTGGTGGTGGTTCAAATGCAATTGGAATGTTTTCACACTTTTTAGAGGATAAAGATGTAAAATGTGTTGGAATTGAAGCTGGTGGTTTAGGAATTGAAACTTCAAAACATGGATCTTGTTTAGCAAAAGGAACACCAGGAATGCTTCATGGTCAATGTTCATATCTACTTCAAGATGATGATGGTCAAGTTTTAGAAGCACATAGTATAAGTGCTGGGCTTGATTATCCAGGAATTGGACCTGAACACTCTTTTCATAAAGATAATAAAACAATCGAATATGACAATATAACTGATAAAGAAGCTTTAGATGCTTTTGTTTGGTTAAGTCAAAAAGAGGGAATAATTCCAGCTTTTGAATCATCTCATGCTATTGCTTATTTAAAAAAAGCAAAAGATAAAATAAAAGGAAAAACAGTAATTGTTTGTTTATCTGGACGAGGTGATAAAGATATGATACAAGCAAAAAGCTTGTTGAGTTTTGATAAGGAATAA
- a CDS encoding DNA ligase: MRFIITFLLAFNFLFSLELQKPMIYQDYKKEYDFWLMSEKLDGIRAYWNGKELLSKNQNKIYVPSWFTKDFPPFSLDGELWTKRDDFENIQSIVLSQKEDKGWENITYNIFEVPNQSGDFYERLAFLELYLKNNPNNYLKIIPQNLIKNSKNLNDFLNKIIQKKGEGVIIKNPKLNYFTGRDSNILKVKKFFDDEAEVIALNLREDGTLKSLEVKLKNGIIFNLGGGFTNKERLNPPKIGDIVTFKYYGFTKNNKPKFASFLRIREEE; the protein is encoded by the coding sequence ATGAGATTTATTATCACTTTTCTTTTAGCTTTTAATTTTTTATTCTCTTTAGAACTTCAAAAACCTATGATTTATCAAGACTACAAAAAAGAGTATGATTTTTGGCTTATGAGTGAAAAACTTGATGGAATAAGAGCTTACTGGAATGGAAAAGAACTTCTAAGTAAAAATCAAAATAAAATTTATGTTCCATCTTGGTTTACAAAAGATTTTCCACCATTCTCTTTAGATGGAGAATTATGGACAAAAAGAGATGATTTTGAGAATATTCAAAGTATTGTTTTAAGTCAAAAAGAGGATAAAGGCTGGGAAAATATCACTTATAATATTTTTGAAGTTCCAAATCAAAGTGGAGATTTTTATGAAAGACTAGCTTTCTTAGAACTTTATTTAAAAAATAATCCAAATAACTATTTAAAAATTATTCCTCAAAATCTTATTAAAAATAGTAAAAATTTAAATGACTTTTTAAATAAAATTATACAAAAAAAAGGAGAAGGAGTAATAATAAAAAATCCAAAATTAAACTATTTTACAGGGAGAGATTCTAATATTTTAAAAGTAAAAAAGTTTTTTGATGATGAAGCAGAAGTTATAGCTTTAAACTTAAGAGAAGATGGAACTTTAAAAAGTTTAGAAGTGAAGCTTAAAAATGGAATTATTTTCAATCTTGGTGGCGGTTTTACAAATAAAGAGAGATTAAATCCACCAAAGATAGGAGATATTGTAACATTTAAATATTATGGGTTTACAAAAAACAATAAACCAAAGTTTGCTTCTTTTTTAAGGATTAGAGAAGAAGAGTAA